A single window of Granulicella cerasi DNA harbors:
- a CDS encoding Y-family DNA polymerase, giving the protein MSTLDLKTDESEDFFGFLHVDLNSFFASVEQENHPEYRGKPTAVVGTMSDTGTIIAASYECKDKGVKTGTKVGEAKKIIPDIILVNGSHTEYAKTSHAIAEAVNNVCPVAHTPSIDEMVCELMGKERQPANARRIALDIKRAIRENVGSTLRCSIGMAPNRYLAKIASDMQKPDGLIGLLPSQLPRAIAHLELRDLPGVGAKTEVRLNAKGITTMPQLLALDRAGMHALWDSVWGDRLYHWLRGHVTGDDGAPVPNEAQKSLGHSHVLAPEHRSQEGAWAVAHKLLHKASMRLRMEKFHAATLAVTIKYSLTREQSQQTQGRVKKHNSGITQTGWAMEARFAHCNDTLTLLEALRGMWAKRPQGEEHQKPFFVGVTLRNLVSDDEMQVKLFDEPGNRSELSAAMDKLNLKYGHTTLHFAGMLPAREAAPTRIAFTQIPVEYGAEYM; this is encoded by the coding sequence GTGTCGACGCTCGATTTGAAAACCGATGAATCAGAGGATTTCTTCGGCTTTCTGCACGTCGACCTGAACAGCTTCTTCGCCTCCGTAGAGCAGGAGAACCATCCGGAGTATCGCGGCAAGCCGACGGCGGTGGTGGGCACAATGTCGGACACCGGCACCATCATTGCGGCGAGCTACGAGTGCAAGGACAAGGGCGTCAAGACTGGCACGAAGGTCGGCGAAGCCAAGAAGATCATCCCCGACATCATCCTGGTCAACGGATCGCATACGGAGTATGCAAAGACCTCGCACGCGATCGCTGAAGCGGTGAACAACGTTTGCCCGGTGGCACATACTCCGTCGATCGACGAGATGGTGTGCGAGCTGATGGGCAAGGAACGCCAGCCTGCCAATGCGCGCCGCATTGCGCTCGACATCAAGCGGGCGATTCGAGAAAACGTGGGCTCTACGCTGCGTTGCTCGATCGGCATGGCGCCGAATCGTTACCTCGCGAAGATCGCCAGCGATATGCAGAAGCCCGATGGGCTGATTGGTCTGCTGCCCTCACAGTTGCCGCGCGCGATCGCCCATCTTGAGCTGCGCGATCTGCCGGGTGTCGGCGCCAAGACCGAGGTGCGGCTGAACGCCAAGGGCATCACCACGATGCCGCAACTGCTAGCGCTCGATCGCGCGGGCATGCACGCGTTGTGGGATTCCGTGTGGGGTGATCGGCTCTACCACTGGCTGCGCGGGCACGTGACCGGCGACGATGGTGCGCCGGTGCCAAACGAGGCGCAGAAGTCGCTGGGGCATTCGCATGTGCTCGCGCCGGAGCATCGCTCGCAGGAGGGTGCGTGGGCCGTTGCGCACAAATTGCTGCATAAGGCATCAATGCGGCTGCGCATGGAGAAGTTCCATGCAGCGACGCTTGCGGTGACGATCAAGTATTCGCTGACGCGCGAGCAGAGCCAGCAAACGCAAGGCCGCGTGAAGAAGCACAACAGCGGCATTACGCAGACGGGTTGGGCGATGGAAGCTCGATTCGCGCACTGCAACGACACGCTGACGCTGCTGGAAGCCCTGCGCGGCATGTGGGCCAAGCGCCCGCAGGGGGAAGAGCACCAGAAGCCGTTCTTTGTCGGCGTGACGCTGCGGAACCTGGTCTCCGACGACGAAATGCAGGTGAAGCTCTTCGACGAGCCCGGCAATCGGTCTGAGTTGTCGGCCGCCATGGACAAGTTGAATCTGAAATACGGCCACACTACGCTGCATTTTGCAGGAATGTTGCCCGCGCGCGAGGCTGCGCCGACGCGCATCGCGTTTACTCAAATTCCGGTCGAGTACGGCGCAGAATATATGTGA
- a CDS encoding alpha/beta hydrolase: protein MFVRCCRNFVATATVCAALLSTVAGAHAGIFHPSHAIAYTVDRTGIYEADLYRPHEDAPAGGYPVVVLVHGGAWRSGSRTEMKKLALELTQHGYAALTIDYDKKKLSFPWSWMELRAAVRFLRLRAMFYHLDPNRIAVLGSSAGGELAALAALEPNGPAILPEGQMERDAVPVQAAVVLNGLYDAHTEHFLLRRYLGGHCAAVQEVCDDASPQSHITPNAVPIFVGHGDHDHMIPDVQAKKFMAAMQADGNNVTYYVARGGGHNYWKHSRYAQENLQAVLAFLDTNLKKK from the coding sequence ATGTTCGTTCGCTGCTGCCGTAATTTCGTTGCTACTGCCACCGTTTGTGCTGCTCTGTTGAGCACGGTTGCCGGCGCTCACGCCGGAATCTTCCATCCTTCGCACGCCATCGCCTACACCGTAGACCGCACCGGCATCTACGAGGCCGACCTCTATCGGCCGCATGAAGATGCGCCTGCGGGCGGCTACCCCGTAGTGGTGCTCGTGCATGGCGGCGCGTGGCGCTCCGGCTCGCGCACGGAGATGAAGAAGCTCGCGCTGGAGCTCACGCAGCATGGCTACGCCGCGCTGACGATCGATTACGACAAGAAGAAGCTGTCGTTCCCGTGGTCGTGGATGGAGCTTCGCGCGGCTGTGCGCTTCCTGCGTCTGCGCGCGATGTTTTATCACCTCGACCCGAACCGCATCGCGGTGCTCGGAAGCTCAGCCGGCGGAGAGCTGGCGGCGCTCGCTGCACTGGAACCGAATGGCCCCGCGATCCTGCCGGAAGGGCAGATGGAGCGCGACGCCGTGCCGGTACAAGCAGCTGTTGTACTGAACGGCCTGTACGACGCGCACACCGAGCACTTCCTGCTGCGCCGCTACCTCGGCGGCCACTGCGCAGCGGTGCAAGAGGTCTGCGATGACGCTTCCCCGCAAAGCCACATCACCCCGAACGCTGTGCCGATCTTTGTGGGCCACGGCGATCACGATCACATGATCCCCGACGTGCAGGCGAAGAAGTTCATGGCCGCGATGCAGGCGGACGGCAACAACGTGACCTACTACGTAGCGCGCGGAGGCGGACACAACTACTGGAAGCACTCTCGCTACGCGCAGGAAAACCTGCAGGCGGTACTTGCGTTCCTCGATACGAACCTGAAGAAGAAGTAG